In the Anaerostipes caccae L1-92 genome, GTCTGGAACTTGGAACAGGAGCATATTCTGTTGCACCTCACCTGAATTTAGATGAACTGCTCGAGAGCGAAGATGCGAGAAAAGAATATTTGGATGCGATAGAAAAGCGGGGACTTAAGATTGCTGCATTCAACTGTTCCGGAAATCCTGTGGCACCGGGAGAACTGGGAAAACGCCACAGAGAAGACATGGAGAAGACACTGGAACTTGCAAAGCTGATGGGTGTGGACACGGTCGTGGCACAGTCAGGGCTTCCGGCAGGCGGACCGAACGATGAACATCCAAACTGGATCACACATACCTTCCCGCCGTCATGCAGCGAAATCATGGAATACCAGTGGGGAGTGACCATCGACTACTGGAAGAAGGCAGCCGAGAAAGCGAAGACATGCGGTGTTGAAAAGATCGCTCTGGAAAACCATCCTTACAACATGGTATTTAACGTAAGTACGATCCGCAGACTCAGGGATGCAGTGGGACCGATCATCGGACTGAACCTGGACCCAAGCCATATGTTCTTCATGGGAGGAGATCCTTTGATGGTGGCAAAAGAACTGACAAAAGATAACTGCATTCTGCATGTCCACGGAAAAGACTCCAGAATCAATCCGGAATTAAAAGGATTGGAGGCCATTGAACTGCACGGATATGATGATGACGCACATTTGAGGGCATGGAACTACGTGGCAGTAGGATACGGACATGACCACCTGTGGTGGAAAGAATTTTTCGGAAACCTGGTAGCCGGAGGATACTGCGGGCCAGTCAGCATCGAAGTGGAAGATCCGCTTATGCCTAACAATGAAATCGCAATCCGCAAATCAGCTGAATTTTTACTGGACACTATGTTAAAATAAGGAGGAAATGAATCATGATCAACGGAGAAAGAGTTATTGAGAATCCAATCAGGTGGGCAATGATCGGCGGAGGAAGAGGAAGCCAGATCGGTTATATCCACCGTTCCAGCGCTACAAGGGACAGAAACTTCATGCTGGTGGCAGGAGCCTTTGATATCGATCCTGAAAGGGGAAAGGAATTCGGAGTAAACATCGGAGTGGATGCAGAGCGCTGTTACCCTGATTATCAGACCATGTTTCAGGAAGAGGCGAAACGGGAAGACGGCATTCAGGCAGTCTCTATTGCTACCCCGAACGGTACTCACTATGAGATCAGCAGGGCTGCCCTTATGGCCGGTCTCCATGTGATCTGTGAAAAGCCTTTATGCTTTGAGGCAGATCAGGCCAGGGAACTGGAAGATCTGGCGAGAGAAAAGAAGCTTGTGTTTGGAGTTACATATGGCTATACCGGGCATCAGATGGTACAGCAGGCAAAAGAAATGGTTGCCAGAGGAGATCTGGGAAAAATCCGTATTGTGCAGATGCAGTTTGCCCACGGCGGATGCAACATTGCCACAGAGGCAAACAATGCAGCGCAGAAATGGCGTACAGATCCTAAGATTGCCGGCCCGAGCTTCATTTTAGGGGACGTGGGAACTCATGCGTTATACCTTGGAGAGCTGATCTGTCCGGAGCTCGAGATCGAGAGTCTTTTATGTACAAAACAGAGCTTTGTGGAAGGCCGCCAGCTGGAAGACAACGCGTTTGTACTTTTAAACTACAAGGACGGGGCAAAAGGAACCTTATGGGCTTCAGGTGTTAACTGCGGATCGATGCATGGACAGAAGATCCGTGTGATCGGAGAAAAGGCAAGCATTGAATGGTGGAATGAACGGCCGAACCAGTTAAGATATGAAGTACAGGGAGAACCTGCCTGCGTGATGGAACGGGGAACGGATTATCTTTATGGAGAGGCACTGGAGGAAGACCGCATCGGAGGAGGACACGTAGAGGGACTGTTCGAATCATGGTCAAACTTATACCGCCGTTTTGCCATCGCTATGGATGCGGCAAACAGAAAAGATTATGAATTCTTAAAAGATTTCTGGTATCCGAACGTACATGACGGTGCCAGAGGCGTGAAGTTCATTGAAAAATGTGTGGAGTCTGCGGATGAAGGCTCTGTCTGGGTCGATTACGAAAAGTAAAGTTACAAATGCTTGGAAAGTTCCGTCATCATAGAAAAGAAAAGATGGCGGAATTTTCTCTTTAAAATAATCTGTCTTTGATTTATCCAGGAAATGAGGAGAAGAGAATGAATGAGAAAAAAACCGGAGGGGATTTCAATGTGAAATTGTCCCTTGGAGAAAAAATATCATACGCGGGGGGAGATACTGCCTGCAATATTATATTTGGTCTTACGACAACCCTGCTTACACTGTTTTATACAGATTATGTGGGAGTGAATCCCGCCGCCATCGGTATGATCATGCTGGTATCCCGTGTGTTTGACGGAGGTTCTGATGTCATTATGGGCATCATCACCGAGCGCACCCACTCAAAACATGGAAAGGCAAGACCGTGGATCTTGTGGATGGCGGTGCCGTATGCTGTCTCCGGAATTGCACTGTTTCTGATTCCTGCCGGGGCTTCGGAAATGATCAAGACCGTCTACATCTTTATTACCTATAATCTTGTCACAACAGTGGTGTATACTGCTTTAAATCTTCCGTACGGAACGCTGGCCTCCTTGATGACCAGGGATCAGAATGAGCGGGCGGTGACCAATGTTCTCCGTATGGCATTTTCACCGATTGGAAGGATTCTGACCACATCGTTTACCCTTCCGTTGGTGGGCTTCTTCGGAAATGACCAGAAAGCGTGGGTCATCACATCCGCAATCTTCTGTGTGATCGCAATGATCCTTTTGTTTATCTGCTTTAAAAATACAAAGGAGAGAGTTCACATCGAAGCGGCTGACCAGATGAAGGTTTCCGTAAAGGAAAGTCTGCTGGCGCTGGTACATAATAAATATTGGTTTATGAGCCTTGCACTCTGGGGAATTCTTTCTGTGTATTCCACGGTTATCGGTGTAGACCTGGCTTATTACTGTAAATATATACTTGGAAACCAGAACTTTACCGGAGTCATCTATGCGGCAGAGCAAGGTGTTATGATCGCCGGGATCCTGATTCTTCCGGCATTGATTCCGAGATTTGGAAAAAGAAACCTGGCGTTGGCAGGATCACTGATCGTCATCGCCGGACAGCTTCTGTTCTTGTTTAATCCGCAGAGCTATGGTCTGGCTGTGGCGACTGCAGCAGTCAAGGGATTGGGAGAAGCACCGCTGTTCGGAGTTATCTTCTCGTTTATCGCGGATGCGGTGGAGTATGGGCAGTGGAAGACGCACATCCGACAGGAGGGTATGATCTTTAGTGCCGCTTCTGTGGGATCCAAGGTAGGAGCAGGACTTTCCAGTGCGGCCGTAGGTGCTGTCCTGGCGGCAGTGGGCTATATTTCTTCAGACAGCACGGGAGCGGCAGTACAGCAGCCGGCAAGCGCGGTGAGCGCGATCTCCAATATTTACATCTGGGCTCCGGTTGTCATATGGGGAGTTGCAGCAGTTGTTCTGTTTTTCTATAAACTGGATAAACAATATGCCGGAATCATGGAAGAACTGGAAGAACGGGAATCCAGAGGCGAATTATAAGAAATTTGGGACTGCCAGCGGCGCTGTCATTTACCTCTATGTAAAATCGGGGATTTGAGAAAAAGATAGACTTTTGATAACTACTTGATTATAATTAGAGCGTATATTTGTGATATACTGAGTTATCCTTGGAGAATATTGATGATTATGAATATATTTTGGTGAGGAAGCCGGCAAGCGCGGTGAGCGCGATCTCCAATATTTATATCTGGGCTCCGGTTATCATTTGGGGTGCAGAAGCGGTTATTTTGTTCTTCTACAGACTGGATAAATAATACGCGGGAATCATGGAAGAGCTGGAAAAACGGAAATCCAGAGGCGAATTATAACAAATAGAAAGAAGAGATAGGACATGAGGGAAAATCAGGGGAATCTGACAACAGGAAGTGTAAGAAAAAAATTGGCGGTCTATGCCCTTCCGCTGGTGCTGACTAGTGTTCTTCAGGCTCTGTACAGTATTGCGGATCTGGTGATTGCAGGTCAGTTTATCGGAAAGAGAAGTGTCTCTGCCATCAACAATTCCAGTCAGATAATGAACCTTCTGACCCAGGTAGCTGTGGGACTGACTCTGGGAGGCAATATACTGATCGGACAGTATTTTGGGAACGGCAGCCACAAAGAAAGAAAACGGGCAGGGGGGACTCTCTTTTCTATCTCCCTCCTGTTTGGGGCTGCCAGCGGCGCTGTCATTTATCTGACCTCAGATACACTGCTTGGAATGCTCGGTGTTCCCGCGATGGGGGAATCTTTAGAATACCTGCATATTTGTGCCGGGGGATGTATCTTTATCCTTGGATATAATGCGCTGAGTTCCGTCATGCGGGGAACCGGAAATTCCAGGATACCATTTTTATGTATTCTTTCATCAATCCTTTTGAACGTTGTTTTGGACATAGGTTTCGTGGCGGTGTTCCAGAAGGGAATCAGAGGAGTGGCGTATGCCACGGTGTGTGCCCAGGCTGTAAGCTTTGTGACGGCTCTGGCGTATACATGGAAACATCAGGATTATTATGGATTTTATCTGAACAATTTTAAAATCAGGATCGGAAAGCTGCTGGCTATTTTGAAACTGGGTGTCCCCTGTGTACTGCAGAATACGGTCGCGGGAATTTCATGGCTCACAGTCACCTACTTTATCAATCAATATGGCGTGGATGTCTCCGCAGGCAACGGGATCAGTATAAAGATCAAGGAATTCAGCCAGCTGTTTATTACATCCATGTCCGGAGGTGCGGCTACAATGATCGCGCAGAATCTGGGAGCAGGACAGTTTGAGAGGGCGAGGGAAACAATGAGAGAGGGTATGCGGATCTGCCTGGCTATGGCGGGAATTGTGATTTTAGTGATCGAGATCAGTGCTCCATGGCTGGCTTCGCTCTTTACAAACGATCCGGCAGTTATTTCTGCCGCGGTAATGAATTTAAGGATTGAGATCATCGGCCAGATATTTTATGCTATGTTCCTGAACTATCACTCGCTGATGACAGGCGCAGGACATACGGTTTATGTATTTATGAGCAGTTTTGTTAACTGTATTCTCGTGAGAATCGTTTTGGCAGGTATTTTCAACCATATGATCGGCCTGAATGGGGTATATCTGGCTTGTCTCATCGCACCGTCCGTCTCTGTCCCTATCGGTTATCTCTATACAAAATCAGGGATTTGGAAAAAAGATAGACTTTTGGCAACTAATTGAGTATAATTAGGATATATATTTATAATGTACTGAGTTATTACTAGAAGAATGTTGCTAATTATGAATATATTATAGTAAATTTCTGAGACTAAGGTAGGAAAGGAGAAACTATGGAAAAAACATTGATCACCATCAGCCGTCAGTACGGAAGTGATGGAACAAAGGTTGCACAGGCTTTGGCGGACAAGCTGGATGTATGGTACTATAACAGAGACGTCCTGCACATGGCAGCGGAAAAGATTGGCGTAGATGATTTAGATGAAAAATCCCTCGAGGAGCTGAATTACAGAAAAAGTTCCAGATATGTGGAGGGACTGAGTGTCATGATGGGAACACCGGGACATATTCCGGTCTACAATCAGATGTTCAAGGAACAGTCCAAGATCATCCGCAAGCTTGCAGGATACGGATCCGGGGTATTTCTTGGAAGATGTGCAGATTATGTACTGAAAGATATGGAAAATGTTTATACAATTTATCTCTATGCAGATGATGAATTCCGTTTAAAACATCTGTCTGAGGCGGAAGGCAGGGAATTTACAAAATCTGAACTGAAGAAGGAAGATAAGACAAGAGAATCTTATTATAACTATTATACGGGACAAAAGTGGGGCGATGTTCAGAATTATGATCTGGCTGTCAACATGACAAAGCTCAGCCCGGAAGATTGCGCAGACTTAATCCTTGAATACATCGAAAAACGAAGAAAAGAAAAATAAATAAGTTTAAAAAGCATCTTGAAAGCAGTATGCCTTCGAGATGCTTTTTTGTAAAGTGCAGCAATTCTACGATTATTTTACAATACTTTTCCGGTGTTATATGATAAATTAAAAAGGAAATGAAGTGTAGTATGCACTTGGGTATATAATGAAGAAAGACGGAAGAGAAGTATGAAAAAAGAGGATAAGAAACAGGAACGCATCGAAAACTATGAGAGGACGAGAAAAGAAATGAAAGAAGCAGGGTACAAGGAATCTTCCGGGATTATCTCTATTCTGAAGGCAAACGTCATGGCACTCGCGACTGCAGGGCCGTTCTGTATTATAGCATTTATCATTTACACACTTCGCTGGGGGAAGGACGGTTTTGCCATAGACAGCAGAAATCTGGTTCTTTTTCTTGGGCTGTTCTTTGTATCGATCTTCATTCATGAAATGCTGCACGGTGCAGGATGGAGTCTGAGCTGCAAAAAGGGATGGCATAGTATTGCATTTGGTTTCATGTGGAGTTCTCTGACACCATACTGCCATTGTAAGGAGCCTCTAAAATTCAGCAGTTATGCGGTGGGATTATATCTCCCTTTTTGTGTGCTGGGTCTGGGAATATTTGCTGTCTCTCTGGCTGTGCCTAATTACAGGCTTTTCATGCTCGGAATCCTCAATATGCTCGCTGCCGGAGGGGATCTCACCATCGGATGCTGTCTTATGAAACATAAGAACGGGCTGATTCTGGATCATCCTACGGACTGCGGATTTGTATCCTTTGAAAAATGATGGTTTGTGAAATCTTTACAAGAGACAGACCACTCTTATAACAAATTATGATTGATCCGCTGAAAATGAAAGTTATTATAGCATTGTGGGAATGAATTGAGTATAATGAGAGCGAAAACTGTAGTTAAAGAAACTATAATAGTCATAAATTATAAATAAGATGGGTATCTTATGAGATAACCCAACAGCAGATCAGGAAGGAAATAAAGATGGAAAAAACATTGATCACGATCGGACGCCAGCATGGAAGCGGCGGCACAGAAGTAGCAGAAATTCTGGCAGAAAAATTGAACGTTTGGTATTATAACAGGGAAATTCTGTATATGGCAGCGGATAAAATTGGATTTGATTCCTTTGATGAAGAATCTATGAAGGAGCTGAACTACAGGAAGAGCTCGAAATATATGGAAGGTCTCAGTGTCATGATGGGAACCCCGGGTCATATTCCTGTGTACAACAAAATGTATAAAGAGCAGGGAAAAATCATTCAGAAGCTGGCTGGATACGGGTCCGGAGTTTTTCTTGGGAGATGTGCTGATTATATCCTGAAAGACTTTGAGAATGTATATTCTGTTTTTCTTTATGCAGATGATGAATATAGGCTGAAACGTCTTGCGAAAGCTGAGGGAAGGGAAGTTACCCTTGAAGAGATGAGAAAAGAAGATAAGACAAGGGAATCTTATTACAATTATTATACGGGACAGGAATGGGGCGATGTAAGAAATTATGATCTGGCTCTGAATATGGGAAAAACAACTGCAGAAGATGCCGCGGATATGATCCTGTCCTATATTGAAAAGCGCAGAAAAAGTAAATAAGAGATGATTTCATTATATAGATGCTCCGCGTTTGAAGCCTGCGGAGCATTTTTGCGTCATAACAGTTTTTGATTTGTGAAAAGCTACTATCTTATTGTTTCAACAGTGATAGAATTCATACTGCAGAAATTCTCGTATTCTTCCGGAATCGGCTGATCTGTGAGAATGTAATGGATCTTTTCCAGCGGGCAGTAAGTCATCAGAGAAAAGATGCCGAATTTGGAATGATCCGCGAGAACAAAGCGTTCCATACTGTTTGCAGTGACTGCCTCCTTTACTCTGTACTCCTCTTCGGATGCATTGGTCAGACCGTTTTCCATCGAAAGACCTGTGCATGCCATGAATGCTTTTCCGATATTAAACGCTTTCAGATAGTCTGCTATTTTTACATCAACGAAAGAAAGAGTCTCTCTTTTTAAATAACCGGGAAGAGAGATTACGGTAAGGTTTTCATACGGCAGGGCCTTTAAGGATACCTGAAGGCTGTTTGTTATGATCGTACAGCGCTTTTCAGAAATATAATCCACCAGGTTATGGCAGGTTGTTCCGGTATCAATATAAATAATATCCCCGTCTTTTACATGATCTGCGGCAAGGCGGCAGATCGCCTTTTTTTCTTCCATATATTTTTCGTGGCGTTCTGCAAATGGAAGCAGCTTTTTGGAAGGAAGTGTTTCATTGAGAGTGACGCCTCCATAAACTTTTTTGATTTTTCCTGTCTTTGCAAGTGTATCGATATCTCTGCGTATCGTATTTTTAGATACCTGAAAGACATCGCATAAGGTGTCGAGAGATACCGATTTTTCTTGTATAATATACTGTTCTATTTCATCGATTCGTTTTGTACGCATATATATTCCTCTTTCTGATATAGTATCTGTCATTGCTTTTATTATAGTATATTATGAGTAAATTGAAAAGAAGGAACTAGTAAGTTGTGAGAAGGTTTTTAGAGAACACAGACTGCTGGGTTTCAGATGGCGCTCAGATATGGAATTTAATGAAAGGAGGTCTTTTCCGGAATTTTTTTCTGAGGTATAATAAAACAGAAACCAGAAATACACGGAAAGAACATCGGGGGACGGGATGAAAAAACGAGAAATTAAGCTGATCGCCATGGACATGGACGGTACACTTTTGACAAGCAGCAAGGAAATTACAGAACATACAATAGAAGTTTTAGAAGCGGCGATGGACAGGGGGATTCAGATTGTCCCTGCAACCGGACGGTCAGTGAACGGCCTTCCGAAAAAGCTGACGGCTCTTAAGAGAATGAGATACTGTATTCTGAGCAATGGAGCCAGAGTTTATGATCTGCATAAGAAAAAATCAATCTACAAGAACCAGTTTGAGACGGATCAGGTACTTAAGCTCCTGGAAGATGTCAGACCATATCATGCTTTTCGGAGCATAGCCAAAGATGGAGAAGTGTACTGCTATAAGGAAGAACTGGACAGACTCGGGTCGTTTCATCTGGGAGAATATTCTGAGGAGATGATACATGCATCCAGAACACCGGTGGAAGATCTCAAGGACTATATTATACAGGAAGGCGGAACATCTGAAAAGATGACGCTGTTTTTTGAAGATCAGGAAGAGCGGGCAAAAGCCAGAAAAGAATTGACGGAAAGCGGATTATATACGGTTGTGGCCTCTCTGAAAAATAATCTGGAGATTTCCCTTGATTCATGTAATAAGGGAGATGCACTTGCTCACCTGATGGAACATCTGGATTTGAAAAAGGAAAATGTCATGGCCTGCGGAGATGCCGAAAATGATTATGAAATGATCTTGGCAGCCGGGATCGGAGTTGTCATGGAAAACGGCTCAGATGATATGAAAGCGATAGCAGATTATATTACGGACGACCATAACAGGGATGGCGTGGCCAAAGCCATTGAAAAACTGGTGCTGAATTAAAAATATAGAGATATCAAAAGTTTGTAACAGATATTATTTATTTTTAGAGGAGGCGTTAGAATATGCAGGACTTTTTAGAAGCACTGATAAGCGAAAGAAAAAATACAGCACTGCCTGATGAATACGATTATTTTGGAAAACTTATTGGCAGCTGGAAAATTGACTATGTAGACAATAACAATAGTTTTGTAGTTAAAGGTGAATGGCACTTTTCATGGGTTCTTGAAGGAATGGCAATTCAAGATGTTATTATCCTGCCAGATTATGAATATGGAACGTCGCTTCGCATTTATAATCCCGATACACATGCATGGGATGTCGCTTATGGTTACACTGGAAAAATAATAAGACTTGAAGCAAGAAAACAAGACGATATGATAGTTCTTACATTCATTAATGATAAGAGAAGAAAGTGGGTTTTTACTAAGATCGAGGACCATAGTTTTCATTGGCAGAATGTTACCGTAAAAGAAAATGGGGAATGGCATATTAATGCGGAAATGAATGCTGAGCGAATCAACTAGATATGACATTTTCTACATGATTAGTATTTCTTGTATAAAAGCAGCCATTGACGGATCAGGAGTAGATAATAACTAAATAGAGAGGAATACACAGTGTCAAAAAATCAAGTTATGATTAGACGTTTTCATGCAGAAGACAAAAGCCGGCTTTTTGCTCTGCTTGAGCGAGAGGGAGAGGAATGGAGCAGCTTTGCGGCTATATCCGCTGCCGAGACGATGATGGGTTTGGTGTTTACGTTTATGACCTCCTGGTGGATAAATCTCATCGCGGCAAAGAATTTGGCAGACTGCTGATGGAGCAGGTATGCAATGATTTTTCTGGCAAAGAGATATATGTTCTAAGCGGTAACAACCCTTATTATGAAAAGCTGGGTTATGCTATTGAGGGAACAATTTATATTGTAAAACCAAAGGTGCAATAACTCTTATATGCTATGCTTTGGGGTAAATGCTGTACCCGATAAATTAGAATTTGTAGGGATGCTGAAATGATAAAAATAATAGAAACAGAACGTTTGTTTCTCCGCCCGCTTACGCTTGAAGATGCGGATATCGCTTATCATGGGTGGACGGGCGATGCGAAAGTAGCGGAATATGTAAGTTGGCTTCCTCACTATTCAATTGATGATACAATTGAATGGCTGAAGGAAATTGAGTGGAAACAAGATGATATAGGAAATATCCTAGAAAATGACAATTACATTTGGGGATTTGTATTGAAAGAAACAGGGGAACTTTTCGGTTCCGGTGGGTTAATTTGGGAAGAACGATGGCAACAATTTCAAGTCGGATATAATATCATGAAAACGCATTGGAATCACGGCTATACCACCGAAGCGATGCAGGCAATTTTCAGTTTTGCTGCCGCCAATTTGGGTATAAAACGAATTGCTGGCTGTCATGCAAAAGAAAACCCTGCTTCTGCAAAGGTGCTTGAGAAGCTTGGTTTTGTTTATGAAAGGGATGGTATTACTTCTCATGTTGATGGAGTTCGTCACTTTGATAACCGAGAATATTTTTTAGAGTTGGACAGATAAAATTCAGGTTAAAGTGTTATGAAAATTAGAATTTATGGAGGGATGTAGTGGATATACGAAAAATTACAGACAAAAAGAAAAATTATATAGACTTGTTATTGCTGGCTGATGAATCGGAAAATATGATAGACGAATACCTTGAACGTGGCGAAATGTTTATTTTGGATGATAATGGTGTGAAAGCTGAATGCGTAATTACACAAGAAGATGATGGCGTCTATGAACTCAAAAACATTGCGGTTTTGCCTGATTACTGGAGAAAAGGATATGGAAAAAAACTGATACAGTTCCTGTTTGCTTATTGTTCTGACTGCAGTGCTCTGTTCGTCGGAACCGGTGATTGTTATTCGGCGCTTTCTTTTTATAAAAACTGCGGTTTTAAAGAATCACACAGAGTAAAGAATTTTTTTACAGATCATTATGATCACCCTATGTTTGAAGGCGGAGTTCAGTTAGTAGATATGGTTTATCTGAAATGGGAACCATAAATTCCGGTTTGCCGAATGGAAAATATGAGTTAAGATACAAACAATGCATAATCACATATAGTTTAAGTATAGTCAAAATCAGCCTAATACAGAAAATGATGACTTACTCTTGATCACAATCGTTGTAAAACAATAAATCAGAATTTACAAGGAGATTAAAAATGAAATCAGTTTTACTT is a window encoding:
- a CDS encoding GNAT family N-acetyltransferase gives rise to the protein MIKIIETERLFLRPLTLEDADIAYHGWTGDAKVAEYVSWLPHYSIDDTIEWLKEIEWKQDDIGNILENDNYIWGFVLKETGELFGSGGLIWEERWQQFQVGYNIMKTHWNHGYTTEAMQAIFSFAAANLGIKRIAGCHAKENPASAKVLEKLGFVYERDGITSHVDGVRHFDNREYFLELDR
- a CDS encoding GNAT family N-acetyltransferase encodes the protein MDIRKITDKKKNYIDLLLLADESENMIDEYLERGEMFILDDNGVKAECVITQEDDGVYELKNIAVLPDYWRKGYGKKLIQFLFAYCSDCSALFVGTGDCYSALSFYKNCGFKESHRVKNFFTDHYDHPMFEGGVQLVDMVYLKWEP
- a CDS encoding AAA family ATPase, which encodes MEKTLITISRQYGSDGTKVAQALADKLDVWYYNRDVLHMAAEKIGVDDLDEKSLEELNYRKSSRYVEGLSVMMGTPGHIPVYNQMFKEQSKIIRKLAGYGSGVFLGRCADYVLKDMENVYTIYLYADDEFRLKHLSEAEGREFTKSELKKEDKTRESYYNYYTGQKWGDVQNYDLAVNMTKLSPEDCADLILEYIEKRRKEK
- a CDS encoding Cof-type HAD-IIB family hydrolase, with amino-acid sequence MKKREIKLIAMDMDGTLLTSSKEITEHTIEVLEAAMDRGIQIVPATGRSVNGLPKKLTALKRMRYCILSNGARVYDLHKKKSIYKNQFETDQVLKLLEDVRPYHAFRSIAKDGEVYCYKEELDRLGSFHLGEYSEEMIHASRTPVEDLKDYIIQEGGTSEKMTLFFEDQEERAKARKELTESGLYTVVASLKNNLEISLDSCNKGDALAHLMEHLDLKKENVMACGDAENDYEMILAAGIGVVMENGSDDMKAIADYITDDHNRDGVAKAIEKLVLN
- a CDS encoding MATE family efflux transporter: MRENQGNLTTGSVRKKLAVYALPLVLTSVLQALYSIADLVIAGQFIGKRSVSAINNSSQIMNLLTQVAVGLTLGGNILIGQYFGNGSHKERKRAGGTLFSISLLFGAASGAVIYLTSDTLLGMLGVPAMGESLEYLHICAGGCIFILGYNALSSVMRGTGNSRIPFLCILSSILLNVVLDIGFVAVFQKGIRGVAYATVCAQAVSFVTALAYTWKHQDYYGFYLNNFKIRIGKLLAILKLGVPCVLQNTVAGISWLTVTYFINQYGVDVSAGNGISIKIKEFSQLFITSMSGGAATMIAQNLGAGQFERARETMREGMRICLAMAGIVILVIEISAPWLASLFTNDPAVISAAVMNLRIEIIGQIFYAMFLNYHSLMTGAGHTVYVFMSSFVNCILVRIVLAGIFNHMIGLNGVYLACLIAPSVSVPIGYLYTKSGIWKKDRLLATN
- a CDS encoding GNAT family N-acetyltransferase yields the protein MEQLCGYIRCRDDDGFGVYVYDLLVDKSHRGKEFGRLLMEQVCNDFSGKEIYVLSGNNPYYEKLGYAIEGTIYIVKPKVQ
- a CDS encoding MFS transporter; protein product: MNEKKTGGDFNVKLSLGEKISYAGGDTACNIIFGLTTTLLTLFYTDYVGVNPAAIGMIMLVSRVFDGGSDVIMGIITERTHSKHGKARPWILWMAVPYAVSGIALFLIPAGASEMIKTVYIFITYNLVTTVVYTALNLPYGTLASLMTRDQNERAVTNVLRMAFSPIGRILTTSFTLPLVGFFGNDQKAWVITSAIFCVIAMILLFICFKNTKERVHIEAADQMKVSVKESLLALVHNKYWFMSLALWGILSVYSTVIGVDLAYYCKYILGNQNFTGVIYAAEQGVMIAGILILPALIPRFGKRNLALAGSLIVIAGQLLFLFNPQSYGLAVATAAVKGLGEAPLFGVIFSFIADAVEYGQWKTHIRQEGMIFSAASVGSKVGAGLSSAAVGAVLAAVGYISSDSTGAAVQQPASAVSAISNIYIWAPVVIWGVAAVVLFFYKLDKQYAGIMEELEERESRGEL
- a CDS encoding Gfo/Idh/MocA family protein → MINGERVIENPIRWAMIGGGRGSQIGYIHRSSATRDRNFMLVAGAFDIDPERGKEFGVNIGVDAERCYPDYQTMFQEEAKREDGIQAVSIATPNGTHYEISRAALMAGLHVICEKPLCFEADQARELEDLAREKKLVFGVTYGYTGHQMVQQAKEMVARGDLGKIRIVQMQFAHGGCNIATEANNAAQKWRTDPKIAGPSFILGDVGTHALYLGELICPELEIESLLCTKQSFVEGRQLEDNAFVLLNYKDGAKGTLWASGVNCGSMHGQKIRVIGEKASIEWWNERPNQLRYEVQGEPACVMERGTDYLYGEALEEDRIGGGHVEGLFESWSNLYRRFAIAMDAANRKDYEFLKDFWYPNVHDGARGVKFIEKCVESADEGSVWVDYEK
- a CDS encoding AAA family ATPase, whose protein sequence is MEKTLITIGRQHGSGGTEVAEILAEKLNVWYYNREILYMAADKIGFDSFDEESMKELNYRKSSKYMEGLSVMMGTPGHIPVYNKMYKEQGKIIQKLAGYGSGVFLGRCADYILKDFENVYSVFLYADDEYRLKRLAKAEGREVTLEEMRKEDKTRESYYNYYTGQEWGDVRNYDLALNMGKTTAEDAADMILSYIEKRRKSK
- a CDS encoding sugar phosphate isomerase/epimerase family protein; protein product: MTSEKVVFAAPRHPVPMSLCLFTDGLRHLPFEEMLDACADMGIESLELGTGAYSVAPHLNLDELLESEDARKEYLDAIEKRGLKIAAFNCSGNPVAPGELGKRHREDMEKTLELAKLMGVDTVVAQSGLPAGGPNDEHPNWITHTFPPSCSEIMEYQWGVTIDYWKKAAEKAKTCGVEKIALENHPYNMVFNVSTIRRLRDAVGPIIGLNLDPSHMFFMGGDPLMVAKELTKDNCILHVHGKDSRINPELKGLEAIELHGYDDDAHLRAWNYVAVGYGHDHLWWKEFFGNLVAGGYCGPVSIEVEDPLMPNNEIAIRKSAEFLLDTMLK
- a CDS encoding DeoR/GlpR family DNA-binding transcription regulator is translated as MRTKRIDEIEQYIIQEKSVSLDTLCDVFQVSKNTIRRDIDTLAKTGKIKKVYGGVTLNETLPSKKLLPFAERHEKYMEEKKAICRLAADHVKDGDIIYIDTGTTCHNLVDYISEKRCTIITNSLQVSLKALPYENLTVISLPGYLKRETLSFVDVKIADYLKAFNIGKAFMACTGLSMENGLTNASEEEYRVKEAVTANSMERFVLADHSKFGIFSLMTYCPLEKIHYILTDQPIPEEYENFCSMNSITVETIR
- a CDS encoding DUF3267 domain-containing protein; this translates as MKKEDKKQERIENYERTRKEMKEAGYKESSGIISILKANVMALATAGPFCIIAFIIYTLRWGKDGFAIDSRNLVLFLGLFFVSIFIHEMLHGAGWSLSCKKGWHSIAFGFMWSSLTPYCHCKEPLKFSSYAVGLYLPFCVLGLGIFAVSLAVPNYRLFMLGILNMLAAGGDLTIGCCLMKHKNGLILDHPTDCGFVSFEK